The nucleotide sequence GGCTACGGCTACGGAGGTCACATCATCCAGGTTGTTGCCCGTCAGGGTAATGACCGTGCCTTTGGTGAAATTATAGTTCGACACATCGCTCACCGAAGGATACGCCAGTACCTTGAAGGCAATGGTGGTCGACTTGCCGGCGCTGTTGGTAAAGGTGATATTCTGTACCCCGCCCGATGCCTCGGTAGGTACCCGGAAAATCAGGGCCTGATCGGTATTGAGCGTAGGCTGGAAACCCGCCGGTACCTCCTGCTTTTCGAACGTGATGGTACGCATGTCGCCCAGCCCCGTTCCCATGAGGGTCACGATGCCACCGCTGGCGGCGGAGTCGGGCATGATTTGGGTGGCTACGGGGGTACCTGCCTCAAAGCGTGGTGTTCCGTCGGTATCTTCCTCGCAGGCAGTGAGCGCCAAACCGGCCACCAGCATCACCATGCCCAGCCCCGCAGCTCGATTGAAAATATGTAATTTCATGGAATTGAGAATTTGAATGTTGAAGGTACCTTCCGACCCGAACACTTTGGTAGGCCGGGCCGGAAAGCAACCTGTTAATTAATTATAGTACGGAACCGGCTCTTTACCCAACTCGGGATCCTGGACGATTTCTCCGGCGGGAATGGGCAGGTACATCTTGTCTTCGGTGAAGTTGGTGATGTAATTGGCTCCCGTGACGGTACCCCGGTTTTGCTTTTCGATGATGGCTTTGGCTTTGGCGTACCCCTGGCGCTGAATGTCGTACCAGTAGTCGCCTTCAAAAGCGAATTCTACCCGGCGTTCGTGCAGAATGTCATCGAGCGTGAACGAGGTCCGCGCGGGTAGTCCGGCCCGGCTCCGCACCAAATTGAGGGCTTCGAGGGCCTTGGCATCGGTGGTGGAAGCGGCGGTACCCAGGGTAGCTTCGGCGTAGATCAGCAGCACGTCGGCGTAGCGGAGCAGTACCACGTTATTACCCGAATTCTGGCCCAGTACGGGTTCGCCGCCGAAGCTCTTGCCGGGGCCGGCAAAGTACTTGGCAATGTTGGAACGCGTGGCATTCAGACTACCTCCATCGGCCGTAGGCTGGATGGTGTCGTAGCGGAATCCGTTGGCCATGAATTCGTTGTACTTGGGCGCATTGACACGCTGGGGTTTCCAGTTCAGGTTGGTCCAGCCGTGCTCCATCACCGACCACTTCCGGCGCAAATCACCAAACTCATACTCCTGTAGAATATCCAGCGTAGGGATATACATCTCCCAGGCATCAGCTTCCGCCGTACGCAGGGCACCCGCACCCCGGTCGGGGTTTTTGATATTGCCCGTACCCCAGGGATCCTGCGCAAACTGGTGCTGGATGGAAAACAGCGTCTCGGGATTATTGTCAAGGCTCATTTTGGTAAACATGCCGTTGTAATCGCTCACCAGACTGTATTTGCCCGAATTGATCACTTCTTCGGCTTTAGCCTTGGCATTGGCGTAGTCCTTATTATATAAGTACAGCTTCGCCATCATGCCCTTGGCTGAGTACTTCGTCACGCGACCCGGCACGTCGGTTTCGGGCAGACCTTCCTCGGCCATTTTCAATTCTTCCAGCGCAAAGCGGAGTACATCTCTCTGCAAATAGCGCGGGATATTGAAATTGCCCGACAGCGCCGTTTCGCCCGGATCGGTAATGATGGGCGCCGCACCCCACGTACGGGCAATGTAGAAGTACACCATCCCGCGAATGAAATGGCATTCAGCGATGGCCGGGTCGAGGTAGGCGGCACTGCCACCGGCGGCTTTCTTCTCCTCAAAGGTTTTAATCATCACATTGGCGTAGCCGATGATTTTGTAAAAGGCACCCCAGGCCGCACCAATGCGGTCAGAAGCCGACGAAACCGTGAAGTTGAGGTACTCCACATCGGTGTAGGTGAACATATTGCCGCCCATGACGTCGCCGATGGCGTCCTGCGCGCGGCTTTCGTAGTTTCGCCAGGGCAGGCCGCTGTACAGGGTACTGGTTGCGCCCCGTACTTCTTCGGCGTTGTTGTAGTAGTTGCCGGTGGTGGTACCCGACAGCGAGGGCCGGTCGATGAAGTCTTCCTTGCAGGAAGCCAGCACCAGCACGGGCAGTAGCAGGGCAATGAATGGTTTGATTTTCATTGGTATCTTGTTTATATTCAGTTTTTTATTCTTTCTTTTTTCAAAATCTCACGAGAAAGCCAGGACTATCGGCGAGGTACTCTACTAGAACTGCAAATTAGCCCCAACGGTGAAGGTACGCGGGTTGGGATAGTGACCCGTATCCACGTTCATCAGTTTGATGCTGTTGTTGAAAGCGCCAATCTCGGGATCATAGCCTGAGTACTTGGTGAATGTCTTCAAATTCTGGATGGACGCATAAATACGCACATTCGAAATTTTAGCTTTGCTCAACAACGTGGCGGGCAAGCGGTACCCCAGCGTGATGTTCTGAATCCGGGCGTAGGAGGCATCCTCCACGTAGCGGTCCGACATAGCGGTGTTGTTCTTGTTGGTGTTCGTAAACCGGGGCAGGGTACCGTCTGTGTTTTCTTCGGTGTAGCGGTCCGTCACGGTGGTCATCTGGTTGGTGTAGGCGTTGTTCAGCCCTTCCAACTGCCAGCGCAGGAAGTTGAACGCTTTGGCTCCCTGGCTTCCCTGCAAAAACAGTGAGAAGTCGAATCCGCCGTAGTTGAACGAATTGGTAAGCCCCCAGCTGAACTTGGGCAGCGGGCTACCGATGAAGGTATAATCCTGGGCGTCGATTTTACCGTCGCCGTTGATATCCTTGAAGCGGACATCGCCCAACCAGGTTTCTGATTGATTTACATTATAACCGAACTGGGGCAGGCTATTGTCCAAATCTTCCTGCGTACGGAACAGACCGTCGGTCACCAATCCCCAGAATGAGCCCACGGGCCGGCCGGGTGTGGTGTGCGTGATGAGGTAGTTGTTGTAGTATACCTTGCCGTCAAGCGCCGAGGCCGCACTGGCCGCCTGGTCGTAGTTGTTGGTGAATTGCGTAAATACCAGGTTGGTTTTCCAGGTAAAGTCACCTTTCTTGATATTGGTCGTCGTGATGCCGATGTCCACGCCCGTATTGGTCATTTGGCCGGCGTTGCCCAGGGGTGCTTTCAGGTCGTCCCACTGGTCGCCTACCCCGATGAGATTGGGGCCGGTGAGGAAAATGATCATGTCGGAGGTCACTTTCTTATACACGTCGATGGTCGCATCGATGCGCCCGCCCAGGAAGCCCAGGTCGAGTCCTACGTTGGAAGTCTTCACCGATTCCCATTTCAGGTTCGGGTTGGGAATACCGTTGATCATGTTCGACGAGCCGAAGCCCACGGGGCCGGAAAAAAACTGTACAGCCCCCACGTAGGCCGGGTTGGGCGCTCCGTTGGGGAAGTTCTGGTTACCCACCACGCCGTACCCTACGCGCAACTTGGTGAAATTGAGCACATTGCCGACGGCGCCTTTCATGAACTTCTCATTCGAGATGGTCCAGCCTGCCGACACGCCAGGAAAGTACCCCCAACGGTTGTTGGGGCCGAAGTTGGACGAGCCATCCGCCCGGAAGCTGGCCGAAAGCGAGAAACGCTCGTCATAGGTATAGTTGGCACGGGCAAAGTACGATTCCATCGCCCACTGCCCCTTGCCACCGCTCAATCCCCAGGTGGTCTGGTCGGCACTACCCGTGTTGAGGTCGAAAATATTGGCCTGCAAATCGACCTTGGTTCCCGAAATGCTCTGATAGTAGGAGTTCTGCACCTGGTGGCCCAGGGTACCCTGAATGCCGTGTTTCTTAAAGTACTTATTGTAGCTCAGGTAGTTGGTCAGCGACCAGTAGTAGCTGTCCGAGCGCGAGTCGATCAGCTTACTACGGAATGAGGTACCCCCTACGTTACCAGCCTTCTGGAACGCCTCGTTGTTGTTTTGTCCCAACGAATACGATAGTTCGTTGCGCAGCGACAAATCTTTTAGCAGTTGGAATTCGGCGTAGAGGCTACCAAAAACATTATTGGTGGTTTTGGTATTGCCCCGGAACTGGCTGTTACCTACCAGGTTGGCGTTGTTGTACTCCACGCCGCCCACGGTCTGACCACCGCCCCAGGTACCGTCCAGATTTTTTACGGGCGTAAGCGGACTGGTAGAGGCGCCCCACCAGATGGTACCCTCGGCCGCGTCGGCCAGCGAGATGTTCTGGATACTGCGCGACACGTTGGCGCTCAGGCCTACCTTGGCCCAGCTTTTCAACTGCGTGTCCAGGCTGAACCGCGACGAGTACCGTTTGAAATCGGAACCGAGCAGAATTCCTTTGTTATCAAAATAGTTGAGCGACAGGTAGTAGGTGGTTTTGTCGCGTCCACCCGAAAAGCTCAGTTGCTGGTTGTTGATGGTACCCCGCTGGAACATGGCATCCTGCCAATCGGTACCGGGTCCGA is from Salmonirosea aquatica and encodes:
- a CDS encoding RagB/SusD family nutrient uptake outer membrane protein yields the protein MKIKPFIALLLPVLVLASCKEDFIDRPSLSGTTTGNYYNNAEEVRGATSTLYSGLPWRNYESRAQDAIGDVMGGNMFTYTDVEYLNFTVSSASDRIGAAWGAFYKIIGYANVMIKTFEEKKAAGGSAAYLDPAIAECHFIRGMVYFYIARTWGAAPIITDPGETALSGNFNIPRYLQRDVLRFALEELKMAEEGLPETDVPGRVTKYSAKGMMAKLYLYNKDYANAKAKAEEVINSGKYSLVSDYNGMFTKMSLDNNPETLFSIQHQFAQDPWGTGNIKNPDRGAGALRTAEADAWEMYIPTLDILQEYEFGDLRRKWSVMEHGWTNLNWKPQRVNAPKYNEFMANGFRYDTIQPTADGGSLNATRSNIAKYFAGPGKSFGGEPVLGQNSGNNVVLLRYADVLLIYAEATLGTAASTTDAKALEALNLVRSRAGLPARTSFTLDDILHERRVEFAFEGDYWYDIQRQGYAKAKAIIEKQNRGTVTGANYITNFTEDKMYLPIPAGEIVQDPELGKEPVPYYN
- a CDS encoding SusC/RagA family TonB-linked outer membrane protein gives rise to the protein MMKHVLSGCLILGGWLSLTAQAQLPTHARPTKIQPVLAQVTPIHADKLIDVKATVKGVVSDDKGNTLPGATVSVKGMQMGTTTNVNGEYSINMPAGANVLVFSFIGMTTQEVEVGSRTTINVTLAPADRTLDEVVVIGYGTSKRADVTSSITTVKATDIKDIPAAGIDQLLQGKAAGVTVTSNGGQPGGGVSVKVRGVTSINNNDPLFVIDGVPFVGGNTSSSTGYAGLGGGDGQTGNSVMAMLNPNDIESIDVLKDASAQAIYGSQAANGVILITTKKGKQGEGKINYEMYTGVSEVARRLDLMKLPDFARYQNEVLPIIGNPVADEFKNPELLGPGTDWQDAMFQRGTINNQQLSFSGGRDKTTYYLSLNYFDNKGILLGSDFKRYSSRFSLDTQLKSWAKVGLSANVSRSIQNISLADAAEGTIWWGASTSPLTPVKNLDGTWGGGQTVGGVEYNNANLVGNSQFRGNTKTTNNVFGSLYAEFQLLKDLSLRNELSYSLGQNNNEAFQKAGNVGGTSFRSKLIDSRSDSYYWSLTNYLSYNKYFKKHGIQGTLGHQVQNSYYQSISGTKVDLQANIFDLNTGSADQTTWGLSGGKGQWAMESYFARANYTYDERFSLSASFRADGSSNFGPNNRWGYFPGVSAGWTISNEKFMKGAVGNVLNFTKLRVGYGVVGNQNFPNGAPNPAYVGAVQFFSGPVGFGSSNMINGIPNPNLKWESVKTSNVGLDLGFLGGRIDATIDVYKKVTSDMIIFLTGPNLIGVGDQWDDLKAPLGNAGQMTNTGVDIGITTTNIKKGDFTWKTNLVFTQFTNNYDQAASAASALDGKVYYNNYLITHTTPGRPVGSFWGLVTDGLFRTQEDLDNSLPQFGYNVNQSETWLGDVRFKDINGDGKIDAQDYTFIGSPLPKFSWGLTNSFNYGGFDFSLFLQGSQGAKAFNFLRWQLEGLNNAYTNQMTTVTDRYTEENTDGTLPRFTNTNKNNTAMSDRYVEDASYARIQNITLGYRLPATLLSKAKISNVRIYASIQNLKTFTKYSGYDPEIGAFNNSIKLMNVDTGHYPNPRTFTVGANLQF